A window from Bosea sp. ANAM02 encodes these proteins:
- a CDS encoding K(+)-transporting ATPase subunit F, with protein MFVDYLLGGAVTAVLLVYLTYALLRPERF; from the coding sequence ATGTTCGTCGACTATCTCCTCGGCGGCGCGGTGACTGCGGTCCTGCTCGTCTACCTTACTTATGCGCTGCTGCGCCCCGAGCGCTTCTGA
- a CDS encoding MFS transporter gives MDVQKPAAAAGPFAPLRNVTFRAIWLAGLISGLGWLIQTIAMSWLMATITPSSVMVALVQAATNLPAFILSIFAGAIVDNFNRRKVMLAARTLMTVTAATLTILVALGMINPWVILFFSFLAGCGIAFNDPAWQASVGDIVDRKDLAAAVTLTSVGFNTVRSVGPALGGIILATFGPLTAFCLYTLGHLAPLAVVWRSRWTVPVPRLPPEAMLTAISDGIRFTSLSSEIKTALGRGFLFGFAGIAILALLPLVVRDQLKQGAIAYGTLMAGFGAGALLAGLASTTLRRKLSDEQMLKLACTACATCTLCLSLTHMPAVAAIALMLGGAGWVLGWSGLSISVQWASPRWVVGRTISLYYALTSLGLAAGSWLWGAVTESYSLSFALQASSAASLGVALLGFLLPIHQRKDSDVSTPDNFETPALGLDLKPRSGPIAVKIEYRIAPDQVEAFLALMLQRRRAQGRNGARRWILTRNLHDITVWTESFRTPTWHDYLRFNYRRTAVDRALNDSLIDLHQGDGAPEVTLSIERPTAVPRKPGIFRSDTPHG, from the coding sequence ATGGATGTGCAGAAGCCCGCGGCAGCCGCCGGGCCGTTTGCGCCTCTCAGGAACGTCACCTTCCGGGCAATCTGGCTCGCCGGGTTGATCTCGGGGCTCGGCTGGCTGATCCAGACCATCGCCATGAGCTGGCTGATGGCGACCATCACCCCGTCCAGCGTCATGGTCGCCCTGGTCCAGGCCGCGACCAACCTGCCCGCCTTCATCCTGTCGATCTTCGCCGGCGCCATCGTCGACAATTTCAATCGTCGCAAGGTGATGCTGGCCGCCCGGACCCTGATGACGGTGACCGCCGCGACGCTGACGATCCTCGTCGCGCTCGGCATGATCAATCCCTGGGTCATCCTGTTCTTCAGCTTTCTCGCCGGCTGCGGCATCGCCTTCAACGACCCTGCCTGGCAGGCCTCGGTCGGCGACATCGTCGATCGCAAGGACCTCGCGGCGGCCGTGACGCTGACATCGGTCGGCTTCAACACCGTGCGCAGCGTCGGCCCCGCGCTCGGCGGCATCATCCTGGCGACCTTCGGTCCCCTGACAGCCTTCTGCCTCTACACGCTCGGCCATCTCGCGCCGCTCGCTGTTGTCTGGCGCTCGCGCTGGACGGTGCCGGTCCCGCGCCTGCCGCCCGAGGCGATGCTGACGGCGATCTCCGACGGCATCCGTTTCACCTCCCTGTCCTCGGAGATCAAGACGGCGCTCGGGCGCGGCTTCCTCTTCGGTTTCGCCGGCATCGCCATCCTCGCCCTGCTGCCCTTGGTGGTGCGCGACCAGCTCAAGCAGGGCGCCATCGCCTATGGCACCCTGATGGCAGGCTTCGGCGCGGGAGCGCTGCTGGCCGGCCTCGCCTCGACCACGCTGCGGCGCAAGCTCTCGGACGAGCAGATGCTGAAACTGGCCTGCACGGCTTGCGCGACCTGCACGCTCTGCCTTTCGCTGACACATATGCCGGCCGTCGCGGCCATCGCGCTGATGCTCGGCGGCGCGGGATGGGTGCTCGGCTGGTCGGGCCTGAGCATCAGCGTGCAATGGGCGAGCCCCCGCTGGGTCGTCGGCCGGACGATCTCGCTCTACTATGCCCTCACCTCGCTCGGACTGGCTGCCGGAAGCTGGCTCTGGGGAGCGGTCACCGAGAGCTATTCCCTGAGCTTCGCCCTGCAGGCCTCGAGCGCGGCGTCCCTCGGCGTCGCCCTCCTCGGCTTTCTCCTGCCGATCCATCAGCGCAAGGATTCCGACGTCTCGACGCCCGACAATTTCGAAACGCCTGCACTCGGCCTCGACCTGAAGCCGCGCAGCGGGCCGATCGCCGTCAAGATCGAATACCGGATCGCCCCGGATCAGGTCGAAGCCTTCCTCGCCCTGATGCTGCAGCGCCGGCGTGCCCAGGGACGCAACGGCGCACGTCGCTGGATCCTGACCCGCAACCTCCACGACATCACGGTCTGGACCGAAAGCTTCCGCACGCCGACCTGGCACGACTACCTGCGCTTCAATTATCGCAGGACTGCGGTCGATCGGGCGCTGAACGATAGCCTGATCGATCTGCATCAGGGGGATGGTGCGCCGGAGGTGACCCTCTCGATCGAGCGCCCCACCGCCGTGCCGCGAAAGCCCGGCATCTTCCGCTCCGACACGCCTCACGGCTGA
- a CDS encoding DUF4394 domain-containing protein — MTKTIRFALVVSTCLGSGIAAQAATLAALTGDDTLTMIDTASLKAGQSMKVTGIAGKIAGIDVRPADGMLYALGIDGTIYTVDKTGKATKKSKMDTVLSAGATATVDFNPAADRLRVMGSDGTNLRVNVDDGKTTVDGKLKFAETDMHKGEAPMIVAGAYTNSVKGTKETALYDIDGKIGGLIKQAPPNDGVLGAVGKLGVMPKTVAFDIETAADGANTGWLLADGALHKVDLATGKATAIGKITGLTAAARDIAVLPAM, encoded by the coding sequence ATGACCAAGACGATCCGTTTCGCCCTCGTCGTTTCCACCTGCCTCGGCAGCGGGATTGCCGCGCAGGCAGCCACGCTCGCGGCCCTGACCGGCGACGACACGCTCACCATGATCGACACTGCATCTCTGAAGGCCGGCCAATCCATGAAGGTCACCGGCATCGCCGGCAAGATCGCCGGCATCGATGTCCGACCGGCCGACGGCATGCTCTATGCGCTCGGCATCGACGGCACGATCTACACGGTCGACAAGACCGGCAAGGCGACGAAGAAATCCAAGATGGATACCGTGCTGTCCGCCGGCGCGACGGCCACGGTCGATTTCAACCCCGCCGCCGACCGTTTGCGGGTGATGGGCTCGGACGGAACGAACCTTCGCGTCAATGTCGACGACGGCAAGACCACCGTCGACGGCAAGCTGAAATTCGCCGAGACCGACATGCACAAGGGCGAAGCGCCGATGATCGTGGCCGGCGCCTACACTAATTCGGTCAAGGGCACGAAGGAAACGGCGCTCTACGATATCGACGGCAAGATCGGCGGACTGATCAAGCAGGCGCCTCCGAATGACGGCGTCCTCGGCGCTGTCGGCAAGCTCGGGGTCATGCCGAAGACGGTCGCCTTCGACATCGAGACCGCGGCGGACGGCGCCAATACCGGCTGGCTGCTCGCCGACGGCGCCTTGCACAAGGTCGACCTGGCGACAGGCAAGGCGACCGCGATCGGCAAGATCACAGGCCTCACCGCCGCGGCCAGGGACATCGCGGTGCTTCCCGCGATGTAG
- a CDS encoding sigma-70 family RNA polymerase sigma factor translates to MGVDAAQSHGTGIEQALAACAGGDKNALRRIYDQECPRMIGVAQRMLKRRALAEEAVQDSFILIWRHAGRFDPQRGSGLTWIYAILRNRTLSILRDERRMETDENPIGAEAASDDDDPETVMAKLSDAEALRGCLETLPAARRGMVLLAFAQGLSHGEIAGRLGMPLGTVKSWIRRSLIALRECLG, encoded by the coding sequence ATGGGCGTCGACGCCGCGCAATCGCACGGAACAGGTATCGAGCAGGCGCTCGCAGCCTGCGCCGGCGGCGATAAAAACGCGCTCCGGCGCATCTACGACCAGGAATGCCCGCGTATGATCGGTGTGGCGCAGCGTATGCTGAAGCGCCGCGCCCTGGCGGAGGAAGCGGTGCAGGACAGTTTCATCCTGATCTGGCGGCATGCGGGACGGTTCGATCCGCAACGCGGTTCGGGCCTGACCTGGATCTATGCCATCCTGCGCAATCGGACGCTGTCGATCCTGCGCGACGAGAGGCGCATGGAGACGGATGAAAACCCGATCGGCGCGGAAGCCGCCAGCGACGACGACGATCCCGAGACGGTGATGGCGAAGCTTTCCGATGCCGAGGCCCTGCGCGGCTGCCTTGAGACCCTGCCTGCCGCCCGGCGCGGAATGGTGCTGCTCGCCTTCGCGCAGGGGCTGAGCCATGGCGAGATCGCCGGCAGGCTCGGCATGCCGCTCGGCACGGTGAAATCCTGGATCCGGCGCTCGCTGATCGCCCTCAGGGAGTGCCTCGGATGA
- a CDS encoding anti-sigma factor, which translates to MTQEPNREIRAGEYVLGLLDGAEREAFERQMAGDAKLDAAVVRWQERLAPIDMIAPALAPSADLWQRIERGLGRAPAASPAAARRTALGARLARWWDNLWLWRGAAFAGAAAAILLSVGLVATLDRARRQPVMVAVLLTDANIAAAVVNTFADGRVELLPLQDIAVPQGRALEIWTLWDRAAGPRSVGLIDRARAVALRLDDLPLGADQLFEITVEPAAGSPTGRPTGPIVAKGLTARRL; encoded by the coding sequence ATGACGCAGGAGCCGAACCGCGAAATCCGCGCCGGAGAATATGTGCTTGGCCTGCTCGATGGCGCCGAAAGGGAGGCGTTCGAAAGGCAGATGGCGGGCGATGCGAAGCTGGATGCCGCGGTGGTCCGCTGGCAGGAACGGCTGGCGCCGATCGACATGATTGCGCCGGCGCTCGCTCCATCGGCCGATCTCTGGCAGCGGATCGAGCGCGGACTCGGCCGCGCTCCCGCCGCAAGCCCGGCGGCAGCGCGAAGGACCGCGCTCGGCGCCCGGCTTGCGCGATGGTGGGACAATCTCTGGCTCTGGCGCGGCGCGGCCTTTGCCGGCGCCGCGGCGGCGATCCTGCTCTCCGTCGGGCTCGTCGCGACCCTCGACCGCGCCCGCCGTCAACCCGTGATGGTCGCCGTCCTGCTGACGGATGCCAATATCGCCGCGGCGGTGGTGAACACGTTCGCCGACGGGCGCGTCGAATTGCTGCCGCTTCAGGATATCGCGGTGCCGCAAGGGCGGGCTCTGGAAATCTGGACGCTATGGGACCGGGCGGCCGGGCCACGCTCCGTCGGCCTGATCGACCGGGCTCGCGCCGTGGCGTTGCGGCTCGACGACCTGCCGCTGGGCGCCGACCAGCTCTTCGAGATCACGGTGGAGCCGGCTGCCGGTTCCCCGACCGGGCGCCCGACCGGCCCGATCGTCGCGAAGGGCCTGACTGCGCGACGCCTTTAG
- a CDS encoding cyclopropane-fatty-acyl-phospholipid synthase family protein: MSRPETDHPLRLPEQTFAAPNGLSLSRWFLRRVLSRITIGQLTVFTPDGERVCSAPGLPGPQATMILNNWRAMRRLLLDGDIGLAEAYRDGDLHTPDLTALIELGARNDATLRKLVSGAWPARLVNRLRHVLNANTRRGSRRNITAHYDLGNAFYGHWLDASMMYSSALYEGPGETLEAAQQRRLDRIVAMLDLSGGEHVLEIGCGWGALAERLAREGCRVTAITLSPAQLEAARQRIAEAGLSGRVTIELRDYRDIAGQFDRIVSIEMIEAVGRAYWPSYFDTLGRSLKPGGRVVLQAITIDDALFESYQQGTDFIQRYIFPGGSLPSVPALRRSAEAAALAVVEELDFGESYALTLKEWRRRFLESWADIAPLGFDEPFRRLWEFYLCYCEAGFRARTIDVNLIALQGR, from the coding sequence ATGAGCCGGCCCGAAACCGATCATCCCCTTCGCCTGCCCGAGCAGACATTCGCGGCGCCGAACGGATTGAGCTTGTCGCGCTGGTTCCTGCGTCGCGTGCTCTCCCGCATCACGATCGGGCAGCTCACGGTCTTCACGCCGGACGGCGAGCGGGTCTGCAGCGCGCCCGGCCTGCCGGGGCCGCAGGCGACGATGATCCTGAACAACTGGCGCGCGATGCGACGCCTTCTGCTCGACGGCGATATCGGCCTGGCCGAAGCCTATCGCGACGGCGACCTTCATACGCCGGACCTTACAGCCCTGATCGAGCTCGGCGCGCGCAACGACGCGACCTTGCGCAAGCTGGTTTCGGGCGCCTGGCCGGCACGGCTGGTCAACCGCCTGCGCCACGTGCTCAACGCCAATACCCGCCGCGGCAGCCGCCGCAACATCACCGCGCATTACGATCTCGGCAACGCATTCTACGGCCATTGGCTCGACGCCAGCATGATGTATTCCTCGGCGCTCTACGAGGGGCCGGGCGAGACGCTCGAAGCCGCGCAGCAGCGCCGGCTCGACCGGATCGTCGCCATGCTCGATCTATCGGGCGGCGAGCATGTCCTGGAGATCGGCTGCGGCTGGGGTGCGCTGGCGGAGCGGCTCGCCCGCGAGGGCTGCCGGGTGACAGCGATAACCCTGTCGCCGGCCCAGCTCGAAGCGGCACGGCAGCGCATCGCCGAAGCAGGCCTGTCCGGGCGCGTCACCATCGAGCTTCGGGACTACCGGGACATTGCCGGACAGTTCGACCGCATCGTTTCCATCGAGATGATCGAGGCGGTCGGCCGGGCCTATTGGCCCTCCTATTTCGACACCCTTGGCCGCTCGCTCAAGCCTGGCGGCCGGGTCGTCCTGCAGGCGATCACGATTGACGACGCGCTGTTCGAAAGCTACCAGCAAGGCACCGATTTCATCCAGCGCTACATCTTCCCCGGCGGCAGCCTGCCCTCGGTTCCGGCCCTGAGGCGCAGCGCCGAGGCGGCCGCTCTCGCCGTGGTCGAAGAGCTCGACTTCGGCGAGAGCTACGCCCTGACCCTGAAGGAGTGGCGCCGGCGCTTCCTGGAGAGCTGGGCGGACATCGCTCCGCTGGGGTTCGACGAGCCGTTTCGCCGGCTCTGGGAGTTCTATCTCTGCTATTGCGAGGCGGGCTTCCGCGCCCGCACGATCGACGTCAACCTGATCGCGCTGCAAGGTCGCTGA
- a CDS encoding DUF1365 family protein, with translation MTWQSALYVGRVRHHRFRPRPHALAYRVFWMLLDLDEIDRLSTKLAFFSRNRFNLYAFRDADYGDRSGRPLRPQVEAALTDAGIAHDGGPIHLLTMPRILGYAFNPLSTYFCYRRDGSLCATVYEVHNTFGEVHSYVAPAEAAEGTVRQEADKVFHVSPFMKLGMSYAFTVTPPGQRVSVAIEGSDAQGRLITAVLSGKRSELGDATLLRLLATHPLLTLKVTAAIHWHALRLLAKRIPWQPHSAAPEPPFSRGRMATPHAKGATQP, from the coding sequence ATGACCTGGCAATCCGCCCTTTATGTCGGCCGTGTCAGGCATCATCGCTTCCGGCCCCGCCCGCATGCGCTGGCCTATCGCGTCTTCTGGATGCTGCTCGATCTCGACGAGATCGACCGGCTTTCGACGAAGCTCGCGTTCTTCTCGCGCAACCGCTTCAATCTCTACGCCTTTCGCGACGCGGATTACGGGGATCGCAGCGGCCGTCCGCTGCGCCCGCAGGTCGAGGCCGCCCTGACGGATGCCGGCATCGCCCATGACGGCGGCCCGATCCACCTCCTGACGATGCCGCGCATCCTCGGTTACGCCTTCAATCCCCTCAGCACCTATTTCTGCTACCGCCGCGACGGCAGCCTCTGCGCCACCGTCTATGAGGTGCACAACACGTTCGGCGAAGTTCACAGCTATGTCGCGCCGGCCGAAGCTGCGGAAGGCACCGTGCGGCAGGAGGCCGACAAGGTCTTTCACGTTTCACCGTTCATGAAGCTGGGCATGAGCTACGCCTTCACGGTGACCCCGCCGGGACAGCGCGTCTCCGTCGCCATCGAGGGCAGCGACGCCCAAGGGCGCCTGATCACCGCCGTGCTGAGCGGCAAGCGATCCGAACTCGGCGATGCCACCTTGCTGCGGCTGCTCGCGACCCATCCGCTTCTCACGCTGAAGGTCACCGCCGCCATCCATTGGCACGCATTGCGGCTGCTGGCGAAGCGCATTCCCTGGCAGCCGCATTCGGCCGCGCCGGAGCCGCCCTTCAGCCGGGGCCGCATGGCGACGCCGCACGCGAAAGGAGCGACGCAACCATGA
- a CDS encoding FAD-dependent oxidoreductase, which translates to MERAQGKTMRIAVIGAGISGLSAAWLLGQAHDVVLFEAAPRLGGHANTVRIAGDGGETAVDTGFIVYNEATYPNFVALMAHLGVATQATEMSFAVSLDGGRLEYSGTSVAGLFAQRSNLVRPRFWAMLQDITRFYRNASRDALAGGAGGVSLGDYLAAGGYGAAFRDDHLLPMAAAIWSAPCAEILSYPAAAFLRFHHNHGLLQLTDRPVWRTVTGGSGTYVETLRKAFRGEVRTGAPVRQVRRAADAAVLSGEGWTETFDHVVFASHADQTLAMITDASSAEAEALGAFRYSRNRAVLHGDEALMPKRRRAWASWNHIGDRARPDAACAVTYWMNRLQGLPEARPFFVTLNPPDTLRHERILHEEVYEHPLFDAAALDAQERLWSLQGMRRSWFCGAYFGSGFHEDGLQAGLAVAEALGGVRRPWQVRDESGRIPHAAQRNLAA; encoded by the coding sequence ATGGAACGGGCGCAGGGCAAGACGATGCGGATCGCCGTGATCGGCGCCGGCATCTCCGGGCTTTCGGCCGCGTGGTTGCTGGGACAGGCCCATGACGTGGTGCTGTTCGAAGCCGCGCCCCGCCTCGGCGGTCACGCGAATACGGTCCGCATCGCCGGCGATGGCGGCGAAACGGCGGTCGATACGGGCTTCATCGTCTATAACGAGGCGACCTATCCGAATTTCGTCGCCCTGATGGCGCATCTGGGCGTCGCCACGCAGGCAACGGAGATGTCCTTCGCCGTGTCTCTCGACGGCGGGCGGCTCGAATACAGCGGCACCAGCGTGGCCGGCCTGTTCGCCCAGCGGAGCAATCTGGTGCGCCCCCGCTTCTGGGCGATGCTCCAGGACATCACCCGCTTCTATCGCAACGCCTCCAGGGATGCGCTTGCGGGTGGCGCAGGTGGCGTCTCGCTCGGCGACTATCTCGCCGCAGGCGGCTATGGCGCCGCATTCCGCGACGATCATCTCCTGCCGATGGCTGCCGCGATCTGGTCGGCGCCCTGCGCGGAAATCCTGTCCTATCCGGCCGCGGCCTTCCTGCGCTTCCACCACAATCACGGCCTGCTCCAGCTCACCGACCGGCCGGTCTGGCGCACCGTGACCGGCGGTAGCGGCACCTATGTCGAGACGCTGCGGAAAGCCTTTCGGGGCGAGGTACGGACCGGCGCGCCGGTGAGGCAGGTTCGGCGTGCCGCCGATGCCGCCGTTCTGAGCGGCGAGGGCTGGACCGAGACCTTCGACCATGTCGTCTTCGCCAGCCATGCCGACCAGACGCTGGCGATGATCACGGACGCCAGCAGCGCGGAAGCCGAGGCACTCGGCGCCTTCCGGTACAGCCGCAACCGCGCGGTGCTCCATGGCGACGAAGCGTTGATGCCGAAACGCCGTCGCGCCTGGGCGAGCTGGAACCATATCGGCGACCGCGCCCGGCCGGATGCGGCCTGCGCCGTCACCTACTGGATGAACCGCCTTCAGGGTCTCCCGGAAGCACGGCCCTTTTTCGTCACGCTCAACCCGCCGGACACGTTGCGCCACGAACGCATCCTCCACGAGGAGGTCTATGAACACCCGTTGTTCGATGCCGCCGCACTGGATGCGCAGGAACGGCTCTGGTCCTTGCAGGGCATGCGTCGGAGCTGGTTCTGCGGCGCCTATTTCGGATCGGGCTTCCACGAGGACGGCTTGCAGGCGGGGCTTGCCGTCGCCGAGGCCCTCGGCGGCGTGCGCCGGCCCTGGCAGGTGCGCGATGAATCCGGCCGCATCCCGCACGCGGCCCAGCGGAACCTGGCCGCATGA
- a CDS encoding DUF2147 domain-containing protein, whose product MTRLPLALALAVLVVDGVSASDLDGTWLRDDGNARVRIAPCGDKICATNLWIGDTSKGEAAGDKLVMTLARQPDGTFSGSAYDPKRDWTYAMTITATPGALVTRGCIVGGLICRDVNWKAAE is encoded by the coding sequence ATGACGCGCCTTCCGCTTGCTCTCGCGCTCGCCGTCCTTGTGGTCGACGGCGTATCCGCCAGCGATCTCGACGGGACATGGCTGCGCGACGACGGCAATGCGCGCGTGCGGATCGCGCCATGCGGCGACAAGATCTGCGCCACCAATCTCTGGATCGGCGACACCAGCAAGGGCGAGGCGGCCGGCGACAAGCTCGTCATGACGCTGGCCCGCCAGCCCGACGGCACATTTTCCGGCAGCGCCTACGACCCCAAGCGCGACTGGACCTATGCGATGACGATCACCGCGACGCCCGGTGCGCTCGTCACCCGCGGCTGCATCGTGGGGGGCCTGATCTGCCGCGACGTGAACTGGAAGGCTGCCGAGTGA
- a CDS encoding sigma-70 family RNA polymerase sigma factor, whose amino-acid sequence MVPALALTVDGMRKAGACAQGGRFIVLFDPNRLIAAIARSGDREAFAALFDHFAPRVKGLLMRGGASAELAEEVAQETLLAVWRKAALFDPAKASASTWIATIARNLRIDIARREMRSRLSQVYEILDEEAPEQPDATLSGAERDARVRAAMTQLSPDQYRVVELAFLEGFSHQDVANRLAIPLGTVKSRLRLALSHLRGRLEDLR is encoded by the coding sequence ATGGTTCCCGCACTCGCCCTGACCGTCGACGGCATGCGCAAGGCGGGAGCCTGCGCGCAAGGAGGTCGCTTCATCGTCCTGTTCGACCCCAACAGACTGATTGCCGCGATTGCGCGCTCGGGCGACCGGGAGGCTTTCGCCGCGCTGTTCGACCATTTCGCGCCCCGCGTGAAAGGGCTTCTGATGCGCGGCGGTGCTTCGGCGGAGCTGGCCGAGGAGGTCGCGCAGGAAACGCTCTTGGCCGTCTGGCGCAAGGCCGCCCTGTTCGACCCTGCGAAAGCCAGCGCCTCGACCTGGATCGCAACGATCGCGCGCAATCTGCGCATCGACATCGCCCGCCGCGAAATGCGCTCGCGGCTATCGCAAGTTTACGAGATTCTGGATGAAGAAGCCCCCGAACAACCCGATGCGACGCTCTCCGGCGCCGAGCGCGATGCGCGCGTGAGGGCCGCGATGACCCAGCTTTCCCCCGACCAGTATCGCGTGGTCGAACTGGCGTTCCTGGAAGGCTTCAGCCATCAGGATGTCGCAAACCGTCTCGCCATCCCGCTGGGCACGGTGAAGTCCCGCCTACGCCTGGCATTGTCGCATCTGCGCGGCCGGCTGGAGGACCTGCGATGA
- a CDS encoding ChrR family anti-sigma-E factor — MSVAHRPSDETLAAFAAGQLDEGLALVVACHVEADPESRRRLRELEAVQGALLEEVQPVAMAAGPRDRRGGATAAADSGMARSPVEAGMPGVLRPYGLGPWRPIGIRIAMRRVEVPGADARVFMLRAGPGIALPHHKHTGFEWTTILAGAYEHEYGRYAAGDFDEADAEHDHTPRVDPVEGCTCIVAMTGSVRLQGWLGRLLQPLVRF, encoded by the coding sequence ATGAGCGTCGCGCATCGCCCATCCGACGAAACGCTCGCAGCCTTCGCCGCGGGGCAGCTCGACGAGGGGCTGGCGCTGGTCGTCGCCTGCCATGTCGAAGCGGACCCGGAGAGTCGGCGGCGCCTGCGGGAGCTGGAGGCCGTGCAAGGCGCGCTGCTGGAGGAGGTTCAACCCGTCGCGATGGCCGCTGGGCCCCGGGATAGGCGCGGCGGCGCGACGGCTGCTGCGGATTCCGGAATGGCGCGATCGCCCGTTGAAGCCGGCATGCCCGGCGTGCTTCGCCCTTACGGCCTTGGTCCGTGGCGGCCGATCGGCATCCGCATCGCCATGCGGCGCGTCGAGGTCCCCGGCGCGGATGCGCGTGTCTTCATGTTGCGGGCCGGACCTGGAATCGCCCTGCCGCACCACAAGCATACCGGCTTCGAATGGACCACGATTCTCGCCGGTGCCTATGAACATGAGTACGGGCGCTATGCGGCCGGGGATTTCGACGAGGCCGATGCCGAGCATGACCACACGCCGCGCGTGGACCCGGTCGAAGGCTGCACCTGTATCGTCGCGATGACGGGCAGCGTGCGGCTGCAGGGATGGCTCGGCAGGCTGCTGCAGCCGCTGGTGCGGTTTTGA
- a CDS encoding DUF1295 domain-containing protein: protein MSAFMALATKVERRTGNSGWIDVVWTFGLGFAGIAGALLPFGNGPMSRRLLVATLALAWALRLGLHIARRTSGIAEDPRYARLKSDWGGDAPRQLARMLQMQALASIPLGLGIVLAAHKPMPSLGWGDLAGIAVFAAGLAGGAVADGQLRAFARSNRGGVCDYGLWRWSRHPNYFFECVLWCSYAVIALGAGYPWGWLALLAPACITLLLTRISGIPPLEEHMLAKHGDAYRAYQSRTSALIPLPPKGAT, encoded by the coding sequence ATGTCCGCCTTCATGGCCTTGGCGACGAAGGTCGAACGCCGCACCGGCAATTCCGGCTGGATCGACGTGGTCTGGACCTTCGGCCTGGGATTCGCGGGCATCGCCGGGGCGCTGCTGCCTTTCGGGAACGGGCCGATGTCGCGGCGCCTGCTCGTCGCGACGCTCGCTCTGGCATGGGCGCTTCGGCTCGGCCTGCACATCGCGCGGCGGACCAGCGGCATCGCTGAAGATCCACGCTATGCCAGATTGAAAAGCGACTGGGGCGGCGATGCTCCCCGGCAGCTCGCCCGGATGCTGCAGATGCAGGCATTGGCGAGCATCCCACTGGGGTTGGGAATCGTTCTGGCGGCCCATAAGCCCATGCCTTCGCTGGGCTGGGGCGATCTCGCGGGTATCGCCGTGTTCGCGGCCGGGCTGGCGGGCGGGGCCGTGGCCGACGGGCAGTTGCGGGCCTTTGCCCGTTCGAACCGCGGCGGCGTCTGTGATTACGGCCTGTGGCGCTGGTCGCGCCATCCCAATTATTTCTTCGAATGCGTGCTGTGGTGCTCCTATGCCGTGATCGCTCTGGGTGCCGGCTATCCATGGGGCTGGCTCGCCTTGCTCGCGCCGGCCTGCATCACCCTGTTGCTGACGCGCATCTCCGGCATCCCGCCCCTGGAAGAGCACATGCTCGCCAAGCATGGCGATGCCTATCGCGCGTACCAAAGCCGAACCAGCGCCCTGATCCCGCTGCCGCCGAAAGGAGCGACGTGA